A region from the Polaribacter sp. Hel1_33_78 genome encodes:
- a CDS encoding ADP-ribosylglycohydrolase family protein, producing MKKNKATEISNKETKESIILSRKNYCNQLYGFWLGQSIANWTGLVTEMDKIGNIGEIRTGNFYTRDDWGKPDQPSIWGAGIPSDLSPTIDFVFRDTNEIWGADDDTDIEYMYQHLMFVNQTSFLTPVQIRDGWLKHIKQNEENYLWVSNQKAYDLMLEGVLPPETGNPEKNEHHEMIDAQLTTEIFGLFSPARADVATQIALLPIQTTAREESEDISKFYVTMYSLASLNTEKTLSERIHWMANKARKVLPDNSYPAKMFDYSRKLYESGITWEQTRDSIYYRYQVQQKDSYDITSKNLYCNGCFAAGINFASSLVSLFYGEGDLKKTIQIGTLAGWDSDNPTATWGGLIGFMIGKDGIEKTFDRQFSNRFNIHRTRQNFPEDGIDTFERMAQRGLLVTDRVVKEEIGGTINEENDTWIIPIEIEYK from the coding sequence ATGAAGAAAAATAAGGCTACTGAAATCTCTAATAAAGAAACGAAGGAAAGCATTATTCTATCGCGCAAAAACTATTGTAATCAATTATATGGTTTTTGGTTGGGCCAAAGTATTGCAAATTGGACAGGGCTCGTTACGGAGATGGATAAAATTGGTAATATAGGAGAAATTAGAACAGGTAATTTTTACACCAGGGATGATTGGGGTAAACCCGATCAACCAAGTATTTGGGGAGCAGGTATTCCTAGTGACTTATCCCCAACTATTGATTTTGTCTTCAGAGACACAAATGAAATTTGGGGCGCAGATGATGACACTGATATTGAGTATATGTACCAACATTTAATGTTTGTAAATCAAACAAGTTTTTTAACACCTGTACAAATAAGGGATGGATGGTTAAAACATATTAAACAAAATGAAGAAAACTATTTGTGGGTATCAAATCAAAAAGCATATGATTTAATGCTGGAAGGGGTCTTGCCTCCTGAAACTGGAAACCCAGAGAAAAATGAACATCATGAAATGATTGACGCCCAATTAACTACTGAGATATTTGGCTTATTTTCACCTGCACGTGCAGATGTTGCAACCCAAATTGCCCTTCTACCCATTCAGACCACGGCAAGGGAAGAATCTGAAGATATATCAAAGTTTTATGTAACTATGTATTCATTGGCTTCTTTGAATACCGAAAAGACTTTGAGTGAGCGCATACATTGGATGGCCAATAAAGCGAGAAAGGTGCTTCCCGATAATTCATATCCAGCAAAAATGTTTGATTATTCACGTAAATTATACGAGTCAGGCATAACTTGGGAACAAACCAGAGATTCCATCTACTATAGATATCAGGTTCAACAAAAAGATAGTTATGATATTACATCAAAAAACTTGTATTGTAATGGTTGCTTTGCAGCCGGGATAAACTTTGCATCGAGTTTGGTAAGCTTGTTCTATGGAGAAGGTGATTTAAAAAAAACCATACAAATCGGAACTCTAGCTGGATGGGATTCTGATAATCCCACAGCAACTTGGGGTGGATTAATTGGCTTCATGATTGGCAAAGACGGAATTGAAAAAACTTTCGATAGACAATTTTCTAATCGATTCAATATTCACAGGACGAGACAAAACTTTCCTGAGGATGGAATCGATACTTTTGAAAGAATGGCCCAAAGGGGACTACTTGTGACAGATCGAGTTGTAAAAGAAGAAATTGGTGGAACAATCAATGAAGAAAATGATACGTGGATTATCCCAATCGAAATTGAATATAAATAA
- a CDS encoding TlpA disulfide reductase family protein encodes MKKIMYLTIAALTAVACKQEPKDYVTFSGKITNQSSDSLVIGSNTDRNFQKRITVDADGAFSDTLKVVTGGFYVFDGTESTPLYLKNGRDIHLTLDTKQFDETVLYTGSGASANNYLAKKALDQEAIFADETMFMMIKEDFVAKLETIESDFMKNLDEISGLDTAFVANEKKGFDELKKYLLSYQEDKFFLNTVLRKGKNSPKFIAYENNAGGKTSLDDLKGKYVYIDVWATWCGPCIAEIPYLKEVEKAYHGKNIEFVSLSIDEPKDYDKWKTMIKEKELGGIQLLADKAWESEFVKNYRINGIPRFILIDPKGNIITPDAPRPSMKKLKELFGNLSI; translated from the coding sequence ATGAAAAAAATAATGTACTTGACTATTGCTGCTTTAACAGCAGTCGCCTGTAAACAAGAGCCTAAAGACTATGTTACGTTTTCAGGAAAAATAACAAATCAAAGTTCTGACTCCTTAGTCATAGGATCAAATACAGACAGAAACTTTCAAAAACGAATTACTGTTGATGCTGATGGTGCCTTTAGTGATACATTAAAAGTAGTAACTGGTGGTTTTTATGTATTTGATGGGACAGAAAGTACTCCTCTTTACCTTAAAAATGGTCGAGATATACATTTAACTCTAGACACGAAGCAGTTTGATGAAACTGTTCTTTATACTGGAAGTGGTGCTAGTGCTAATAACTATTTAGCTAAAAAAGCATTAGACCAAGAGGCTATTTTTGCAGATGAAACTATGTTTATGATGATCAAAGAAGATTTTGTTGCAAAATTAGAAACTATTGAAAGTGATTTCATGAAAAACCTTGACGAAATATCTGGTTTAGATACTGCTTTCGTTGCAAACGAGAAAAAAGGATTTGACGAATTAAAGAAATATCTATTAAGTTATCAAGAAGATAAATTTTTCTTAAACACTGTTTTAAGAAAAGGAAAAAACTCTCCAAAATTTATAGCGTATGAAAACAATGCTGGCGGAAAGACTTCTTTAGATGATTTAAAAGGAAAGTATGTCTATATTGATGTTTGGGCTACTTGGTGCGGTCCTTGTATAGCTGAAATTCCCTACTTAAAAGAAGTAGAGAAAGCTTACCACGGTAAAAACATTGAATTTGTAAGTCTTTCTATAGACGAACCTAAAGATTATGACAAATGGAAAACGATGATTAAAGAAAAAGAACTAGGGGGAATTCAATTATTAGCTGACAAAGCATGGGAATCTGAGTTTGTGAAAAACTATAGGATAAACGGGATTCCAAGATTCATTTTAATCGATCCAAAAGGAAATATCATAACTCCTGATGCGCCTAGGCCTTCTATGAAGAAATTAAAAGAGTTGTTTGGTAATTTAAGTATTTAA
- a CDS encoding DoxX family membrane protein produces MKKGQQIIRILLGLIVLIFGLNKFLQFMPMPPMPQAAGEFMGALVTTGYLMVVVAIVEIIAGIMLLTNRFQPLALVLLFPVLLNAFLFHLFLAPAGIAGALVASAMNIFLFFANKESYISILKIK; encoded by the coding sequence ATGAAAAAAGGACAACAAATTATCAGAATACTATTAGGATTAATAGTACTGATATTCGGATTAAACAAATTTTTACAATTTATGCCTATGCCTCCTATGCCTCAAGCGGCTGGTGAATTTATGGGAGCACTAGTAACAACTGGCTACTTAATGGTGGTAGTCGCAATAGTTGAAATCATTGCGGGTATAATGCTTTTAACAAACCGCTTTCAACCCTTAGCATTGGTTTTATTATTCCCAGTATTACTTAATGCTTTCCTGTTTCATCTTTTCTTAGCACCTGCTGGAATTGCTGGTGCACTAGTAGCATCTGCAATGAATATATTCCTATTCTTTGCCAATAAAGAATCCTATATTTCAATACTGAAGATTAAATAA
- a CDS encoding retropepsin-like aspartic protease, protein MKNIILLLLISGLLFSCSTSRTVQESGITNELESSSLEQFLIKNNKYIKIPLTKMASGHLHLNALINGVRGEFILDTGAGATVIDTKQQKKFYMKTQESESLGAGAGGQTSLQQSLDNSFKMGTLEMPKFLLYVMNLDHVNNAFTLMGLKEVDGVIGADILTSNKGIIDYANLTLYLKK, encoded by the coding sequence ATGAAAAATATCATTTTACTTTTATTAATTAGCGGATTGTTATTCTCTTGTTCGACCTCTAGAACAGTTCAGGAATCGGGAATAACAAACGAATTAGAATCCAGTAGTTTAGAACAATTTTTAATTAAAAATAATAAATATATAAAAATTCCGTTAACAAAAATGGCTTCAGGACATTTACATCTAAACGCTCTAATAAATGGAGTTAGAGGAGAGTTCATTTTAGATACAGGAGCTGGAGCAACTGTAATTGACACTAAACAACAGAAAAAATTTTATATGAAAACGCAAGAATCTGAAAGCTTAGGAGCTGGAGCTGGTGGTCAAACAAGTTTACAACAATCATTAGATAACTCTTTTAAAATGGGGACATTAGAAATGCCGAAATTCTTACTCTATGTTATGAATCTTGACCACGTTAATAATGCATTTACCTTAATGGGATTAAAAGAAGTTGATGGTGTAATTGGAGCTGATATATTAACATCAAATAAGGGTATAATTGACTATGCAAATTTAACCCTCTATCTGAAGAAATAA
- a CDS encoding OsmC family protein gives MKETLHVNGTLGEEKYLMEIKTTNHTIMVDEPISLGGSDSFPNPAQYLLTALASCTAITIKMYANNKRWDVGNINVDVKLKDVLSEGKSIKKIIKAVTFEKRPDDSQVERLLTIGSKCPISKLLEQPIEMEFQKL, from the coding sequence ATGAAGGAAACCTTACATGTAAACGGCACCTTGGGTGAGGAAAAATACTTAATGGAAATAAAAACTACTAATCACACCATAATGGTAGATGAACCTATATCCTTAGGTGGTTCTGATAGTTTTCCAAACCCTGCACAATATTTACTAACTGCTCTTGCTTCGTGTACTGCAATTACCATAAAAATGTATGCGAACAATAAAAGATGGGATGTAGGAAATATTAATGTAGATGTGAAACTGAAAGATGTTCTTTCTGAAGGGAAATCAATCAAAAAAATCATTAAAGCTGTCACGTTTGAAAAACGCCCTGACGACTCACAAGTAGAACGATTATTAACCATTGGCTCAAAATGTCCGATTTCAAAATTATTGGAACAGCCAATAGAAATGGAGTTTCAAAAATTATGA
- a CDS encoding OsmC family protein gives MKDTLHVNGKLGSENYLMEIKTTNHTVMVDEPISIGGSDQYPNPAQYLLSALASCTAITIKMYADNKGWNVGEINVDVKMKEAISSGKPRKKIVKAVQFENPLKDEQIERLLTIGSKCPISKLLEQPVNMEFEK, from the coding sequence ATGAAGGATACTTTACACGTAAATGGTAAACTTGGTTCAGAAAACTACCTGATGGAAATAAAAACCACCAATCATACAGTTATGGTAGATGAACCTATATCAATTGGTGGATCTGATCAATACCCAAATCCTGCTCAATATTTACTTTCTGCTTTAGCATCTTGTACTGCTATAACGATAAAAATGTATGCGGATAACAAGGGATGGAATGTTGGTGAAATCAATGTAGATGTGAAAATGAAAGAAGCAATCTCTTCAGGGAAACCAAGAAAAAAAATAGTTAAAGCGGTACAGTTCGAAAACCCTTTAAAAGACGAACAGATTGAGCGTTTATTAACTATTGGTTCAAAATGTCCTATATCAAAACTATTGGAACAACCAGTAAATATGGAATTTGAAAAATAA
- a CDS encoding amidohydrolase, giving the protein MKNIIFVVLIISLQYSCSSDSTISNKENYTIYYNGEILTMEGDVPTYTEAVVVSDGQIVFIGEELKAKNKFSGAQLYDLKGATITPGFIEPHLHPSLGSAMMNYEVIAPFDWVLPSGIKKGVKNHDEYIKAIEIAIKTKSKKEEIFFIWGYHQLWHGDISREMLNEISEGHPVAIFHRSFHEIFLNDAAIDLIGISEGDFSHNSQVVWKKGHFYEGGWLALVPHMAHILFDPEKYAFGLSEMTKLIEANGITTIAEPGFPSANFDLEYSILEKEMTKSPFYDTYLIGNGTQLNGMKNGNENALAFIEELSKSEQFSSKNLHFLPKQVKLFSDGAIYSQLMQMKEGYIDGHQGEWMTPLNVFSEQLELYWKNNYKIHVHANGDLGIQRVIDLVRKLQNETPRKDHRLTIHHMGYFDDKIAQECKELGIEASVNPYYLWALSDKYGEYGLGVERSENLVAINSLVSKGIPVSFHSDFSMAPLDPLRLVWTAVNRISANGNKYSQNQRIDVYDALKCITINAARTINKENIIGGIKVGKQANFTILDKNPINIKPENIADIRIIGTIFHGRVNIL; this is encoded by the coding sequence ATGAAGAACATAATATTTGTCGTCTTAATTATATCGTTACAATACTCTTGCTCTAGCGATTCAACAATAAGTAATAAAGAAAATTATACAATCTACTATAATGGTGAAATTTTAACCATGGAAGGAGATGTTCCAACATATACTGAAGCGGTGGTCGTGTCAGATGGCCAAATTGTATTTATTGGCGAAGAGTTAAAGGCAAAAAATAAATTCTCTGGAGCACAATTATATGATTTAAAAGGTGCTACTATTACACCGGGGTTTATTGAGCCTCATTTGCATCCTTCCTTAGGTTCTGCAATGATGAATTATGAAGTAATTGCTCCTTTTGACTGGGTCTTACCTTCTGGTATAAAAAAAGGAGTAAAGAATCATGATGAATACATTAAAGCGATTGAGATCGCTATCAAAACTAAATCTAAAAAAGAAGAAATTTTTTTTATTTGGGGTTACCATCAGTTATGGCATGGTGACATTTCAAGAGAGATGTTAAATGAAATTTCAGAAGGTCATCCTGTAGCCATTTTTCATCGATCATTTCATGAAATTTTTCTAAATGATGCAGCAATAGATTTAATTGGTATTTCGGAAGGCGATTTTTCACATAACTCTCAAGTCGTATGGAAGAAAGGTCACTTTTATGAGGGAGGTTGGCTCGCACTAGTGCCGCACATGGCTCACATTCTCTTTGACCCTGAAAAATATGCTTTTGGACTTTCCGAGATGACTAAACTTATTGAAGCTAATGGCATAACCACAATAGCAGAACCTGGTTTTCCAAGTGCTAACTTCGATTTAGAGTACTCCATACTTGAGAAAGAAATGACCAAATCACCTTTCTATGACACCTATTTAATTGGAAACGGCACCCAACTAAATGGAATGAAAAATGGAAATGAAAATGCCCTAGCATTTATTGAAGAATTATCTAAAAGTGAACAATTTTCATCTAAAAACCTTCATTTTCTTCCTAAACAAGTTAAACTATTCTCGGACGGAGCAATCTACTCGCAGCTTATGCAAATGAAAGAAGGATATATTGATGGACATCAAGGTGAATGGATGACTCCACTTAATGTTTTTAGTGAACAACTAGAATTATACTGGAAAAACAATTACAAAATTCATGTTCATGCTAATGGAGATTTAGGAATACAAAGAGTAATAGACTTGGTCAGAAAACTGCAAAATGAAACTCCTAGAAAAGACCACCGACTAACAATTCATCATATGGGTTATTTCGATGATAAAATAGCTCAAGAATGTAAAGAATTAGGAATAGAGGCTTCTGTAAACCCTTATTACCTTTGGGCCTTATCTGATAAATATGGTGAATACGGACTTGGTGTAGAAAGAAGTGAAAATTTAGTTGCGATTAATTCCCTAGTTTCTAAAGGCATCCCGGTATCTTTTCATTCAGATTTTTCGATGGCTCCACTAGACCCCTTAAGGCTTGTTTGGACAGCAGTTAATAGAATAAGTGCAAATGGAAATAAATACTCTCAAAATCAAAGAATAGATGTTTATGATGCCTTAAAATGCATAACAATTAATGCTGCGCGAACAATAAACAAAGAAAATATCATTGGAGGTATCAAAGTCGGCAAACAAGCTAATTTTACAATATTGGATAAAAACCCAATCAATATTAAACCAGAGAATATAGCGGATATTAGAATTATCGGCACTATATTCCATGGAAGAGTTAATATTCTATAA
- a CDS encoding T9SS type A sorting domain-containing protein, translating to MKYITILLLIIGFSFPNFAQQTIDGSIMHDGIQRDYILYIPAIYDGNTDVPLVLNFHGFGSNANEQMHYGDFRDIADTEGFLLVHPEGTLSNGDQFWNVGFPGSTSTIDDVGFTEALIDELSTLYAIDLDRVYATGMSNGGFMSFLLACQLSEKIAAVASVTGSMTQDTFNDCNAQHPTPVLQIHGTSDSVVPYDGNITWTLSIVDVFSFWMNYNNCDTNPIITTFSDIYTLDGSTVDHFVYSGGDNGVTTEHLKVIGGGHTWPGSAFNFPGTNYDINASMKIWQFFSRFDINGTLSVSEFDNRQVIIYPNPTNSKINLSLKFSEELNYELFSSLGKRLIIGTIKTDNEEIDLSNLSPNIYYLKLGNQVFKILKSN from the coding sequence ATGAAATACATAACTATATTACTTCTTATCATAGGGTTCTCTTTTCCTAATTTCGCGCAACAAACCATCGATGGATCTATTATGCACGATGGTATTCAGCGAGACTATATTTTATATATTCCAGCTATTTATGATGGCAATACAGATGTGCCTTTGGTTCTAAATTTTCATGGGTTTGGTAGTAATGCGAACGAACAAATGCATTATGGTGATTTTCGTGATATAGCTGATACAGAAGGATTTCTTTTGGTTCACCCTGAAGGGACTTTATCAAATGGAGATCAATTCTGGAATGTAGGATTTCCAGGAAGCACAAGCACAATAGATGATGTTGGTTTCACCGAAGCTTTAATCGACGAATTATCAACTTTATATGCCATAGATTTAGACAGAGTTTACGCAACAGGAATGTCTAATGGTGGTTTTATGAGTTTTTTATTGGCTTGTCAATTGAGTGAAAAAATTGCGGCTGTGGCATCTGTAACTGGTTCTATGACCCAAGACACTTTTAATGACTGCAACGCTCAACACCCAACACCGGTTCTGCAAATTCATGGCACAAGTGATAGCGTTGTTCCTTATGATGGTAATATTACTTGGACATTATCTATTGTTGATGTTTTTTCTTTTTGGATGAATTATAATAATTGCGATACAAACCCAATAATTACTACTTTTTCTGATATATACACTTTAGATGGAAGCACCGTTGATCATTTTGTTTATTCAGGTGGTGATAATGGTGTAACTACAGAACACCTGAAAGTTATAGGAGGAGGTCATACTTGGCCAGGCTCAGCTTTTAATTTCCCGGGAACAAACTATGATATTAATGCTTCAATGAAAATTTGGCAGTTCTTTTCGAGGTTTGACATTAATGGAACATTGTCTGTCAGTGAATTTGATAATAGACAAGTAATCATCTATCCAAATCCAACCAATTCAAAAATTAATTTGTCATTGAAATTTTCTGAGGAATTGAATTATGAATTGTTTTCTTCTTTAGGAAAGCGATTGATTATTGGAACAATTAAAACAGATAATGAAGAGATTGATTTATCAAATTTATCGCCTAATATATACTACTTGAAATTAGGAAATCAGGTATTTAAAATTTTAAAGTCCAATTAA
- a CDS encoding Crp/Fnr family transcriptional regulator: protein MSKLNKILNIENESNLRRFKKGEFIQQPNQLKANAIYVKKGLIRSYIIDSSGKEHIYMFASEDWITGDIEAVEFNEPTSLYIDCLEDSDVIFLKKDHVEEANLSKEKMFQNMQKLWRNMAKLQHRILMLLGSPAIDRYKYFLEIYPELPNRIPQKMIASYLGIMPQTLSTIRSKIAKGE from the coding sequence ATGAGTAAATTAAATAAAATCCTCAATATTGAAAATGAATCGAACCTCAGACGCTTTAAAAAGGGTGAATTCATTCAACAACCTAACCAATTAAAAGCTAATGCAATCTATGTTAAAAAGGGACTTATAAGAAGTTACATTATTGACAGCTCTGGAAAGGAACATATTTATATGTTCGCTTCAGAAGATTGGATTACTGGTGACATTGAAGCCGTAGAATTTAATGAACCCACTAGCTTATATATCGATTGTCTCGAAGATTCAGATGTCATATTTTTGAAAAAAGATCATGTTGAAGAAGCAAACCTTTCAAAAGAAAAAATGTTTCAAAACATGCAAAAGCTCTGGCGAAACATGGCTAAATTACAACACCGGATTCTCATGCTATTAGGTTCTCCTGCTATTGATAGGTACAAGTATTTTTTGGAAATTTATCCTGAATTACCCAATCGAATTCCTCAAAAAATGATTGCATCATACCTAGGTATAATGCCTCAAACCCTTAGTACAATTCGTAGCAAAATTGCGAAAGGAGAATAA
- a CDS encoding vanadium-dependent haloperoxidase, with product MIKKSYLQCSIIFMILIVSCSPDSDNDIAQLESVSPAQYNSDVVVSWFNLIKVLTTETAGYTPPVAARAFGYTGIALYESIQVGSSDKLSLTGRINDLNIETTIKEGLEYHWPTVANTTMAIMTKFFYSNASIVNYSRILELETEFNNQYSNDIAEDVVNRSITFANDLTEQIILWSTTDGGYAAQFNNFPTEYEPLPGVEFWKPTAPGQRALQPYWGNNRPFISLNVESSIFVDPPVYSTDVNSIYYQRALEVYEVVNNVTPEQTVIAEFWSDDPQTSATPPGHSISILNQLINDNDFDLLASSEAFAKLAIGINDSFISCWKVKYTTNYPRPVTVIKNQIDASWETILETPPFPEYTSGHSVQSGALASILTSLFGDNYAFIDRTHETRADIDGTPREYSSFIDMAEEAAESRLYGGIHFREGIDLGLEQGYQIGENVINIFDN from the coding sequence ATGATTAAAAAAAGTTATTTGCAGTGCAGTATTATTTTTATGATTCTAATTGTTTCATGTTCCCCGGATAGTGACAATGATATTGCCCAACTAGAAAGCGTAAGTCCTGCCCAATACAATTCTGATGTTGTTGTGAGTTGGTTTAATTTAATTAAAGTATTGACTACTGAAACAGCAGGCTATACACCTCCTGTAGCAGCAAGGGCATTTGGTTATACAGGTATCGCTTTATATGAGTCTATACAAGTTGGTTCGTCTGATAAATTATCCTTAACAGGTAGAATAAATGATTTAAATATAGAAACGACTATCAAGGAAGGTTTAGAATATCATTGGCCAACAGTTGCAAATACTACAATGGCAATTATGACCAAATTCTTTTACTCTAATGCCTCTATTGTCAATTATTCTAGGATTCTTGAGTTAGAAACGGAATTTAACAATCAGTATTCAAATGATATAGCTGAAGATGTAGTTAATCGATCAATTACTTTTGCAAATGATTTAACTGAACAAATTATACTATGGTCTACAACTGATGGTGGTTATGCTGCTCAGTTTAATAATTTTCCGACAGAATACGAGCCATTACCGGGTGTTGAATTTTGGAAACCTACTGCACCAGGCCAACGAGCTTTACAACCTTATTGGGGAAATAATAGACCATTTATTTCATTAAATGTTGAAAGCTCTATTTTTGTTGACCCGCCAGTTTATAGTACTGATGTTAATTCTATTTATTATCAAAGAGCTCTTGAAGTTTACGAAGTAGTAAATAATGTAACGCCTGAACAAACTGTAATAGCTGAATTTTGGTCAGATGACCCACAAACTTCTGCCACACCTCCTGGTCATTCAATATCAATTCTAAATCAGTTAATTAATGATAATGATTTTGATTTATTAGCTTCGTCTGAAGCATTTGCAAAATTAGCTATTGGGATTAATGATTCTTTTATTTCTTGCTGGAAAGTAAAATACACAACCAATTATCCAAGACCAGTTACAGTAATCAAAAATCAAATTGACGCTTCCTGGGAAACAATTTTAGAAACTCCACCGTTCCCAGAATATACGTCAGGTCATTCAGTACAATCTGGAGCATTAGCAAGTATTTTAACTTCATTATTTGGAGATAATTATGCATTTATTGATCGTACTCACGAAACTAGAGCAGATATTGATGGTACACCAAGAGAATATTCATCTTTTATTGATATGGCGGAGGAGGCTGCTGAATCAAGATTATACGGAGGTATACATTTTAGAGAAGGAATTGATCTAGGTTTAGAACAAGGATATCAAATAGGTGAAAATGTAATTAATATTTTTGATAATTAA
- a CDS encoding (4Fe-4S)-binding protein — MEKQYKNKEITIHWDQSKCIHAGVCVRSLPNVYNPKEQPWIKIENASSEELKTQIDRCPSGALSYTLNNKNDK; from the coding sequence ATGGAAAAACAGTATAAAAACAAAGAGATAACTATCCATTGGGATCAATCAAAATGTATTCATGCTGGAGTATGCGTTAGGTCATTACCTAACGTATACAATCCTAAGGAACAACCATGGATAAAAATAGAAAACGCTTCTTCTGAAGAACTTAAGACTCAAATTGACAGATGTCCTTCTGGAGCATTGAGCTATACCTTGAACAATAAAAACGATAAGTAA
- a CDS encoding PHB depolymerase family esterase, with protein MFYIPNSYDGTSSVPLMLNFHGFGGNASDYMQEADMRSLAEADNFILIYPQGSCLDGLSHWNACPLGPDNKSNADDFGFIESMITEISSQYNVNMERIYAAGYSNGGMMAYGLANYKSDLIAAVASVSGVMLDCTGPTSHPMPIIHLHGTSDGVLPYNGSSDYNSTQSTLDHWINFNNTVFTPTETSDNNIEHYVYDQGDSSVSVEHYKYIGGDHVWFSATFQGQNTSELVWNFVSRYDINGLR; from the coding sequence GTGTTTTATATACCAAACTCTTATGACGGAACATCTTCTGTTCCACTAATGCTCAATTTTCATGGGTTTGGTGGTAATGCTAGTGATTATATGCAAGAAGCAGATATGCGCTCATTGGCAGAAGCTGACAATTTTATTTTAATCTATCCTCAAGGTAGTTGTTTAGATGGTTTATCTCATTGGAATGCTTGTCCATTAGGACCAGACAATAAAAGTAATGCTGATGATTTTGGATTTATTGAATCCATGATAACTGAAATCTCATCTCAGTATAATGTAAATATGGAGAGAATTTATGCTGCTGGATACTCAAACGGAGGCATGATGGCGTATGGACTTGCGAACTATAAAAGTGATTTAATTGCTGCGGTAGCATCTGTTTCGGGAGTTATGTTAGATTGTACTGGACCTACCAGTCATCCTATGCCGATAATACATCTTCATGGAACTTCTGATGGCGTTCTCCCCTACAATGGGAGTAGTGACTATAACTCTACCCAAAGTACGTTGGACCATTGGATTAATTTTAATAATACAGTTTTTACCCCAACCGAAACAAGTGACAATAATATTGAACATTATGTTTATGATCAGGGAGATAGCTCAGTTTCTGTTGAGCATTACAAATATATTGGTGGAGACCATGTTTGGTTTAGCGCAACTTTTCAAGGTCAGAACACATCTGAATTGGTTTGGAATTTTGTGTCACGATATGACATAAATGGGTTGAGATAA